From the Peromyscus leucopus breed LL Stock chromosome 8b, UCI_PerLeu_2.1, whole genome shotgun sequence genome, one window contains:
- the Mpv17l gene encoding mpv17-like protein isoform X2, protein MSILQGKDDIFLDLKQKFWNTYKSGLMYWPFVQLTNFSLVPVHWRTAYTGLCGFLWATFLCFSQQSGDGTVKSMFIFFRRKEVGDGPPEK, encoded by the exons ATGAGCATTCTCCAGGGAAAGGATGACATATTTTTGGACCTGAAGCAGAAATTCTGGAATACATATAAG AGTGGTCTGATGTACTGGCCTTTTGTGCAG CTAACCAACTTCAGCCTTGTCCCTGTGCACTGGAGAACAGCTTATACGGGACTGTGTGGTTTCCTCTGGGccaccttcctctgcttttctCAGCAGAGCGGTGATGGCACAGTCAAGTCCATGTTCATCTTCTTTCGCAGGAAAGAGGTGGGTGACGGGCCTCCAGAGAAGTGA
- the Mpv17l gene encoding mpv17-like protein isoform X1 — MATWWRAFPRAARRYPWPTNVLLYAGLFSAGDALQQRLRGGPADWRQTRRVATLAITFHGNFNYVWLRLLERALPGRAPRTVLAKVLCDQTVGGPTALSAFYVGMSILQGKDDIFLDLKQKFWNTYKSGLMYWPFVQLTNFSLVPVHWRTAYTGLCGFLWATFLCFSQQSGDGTVKSMFIFFRRKEVGDGPPEK, encoded by the exons ATGGCGACCTGGTGGCGTGCGTTTCCACGCGCAGCACGGCGCTATCCGTGGCCCACCAACGTGCTGCTCTACGCTGGTCTTTTTTCAGCGGGTGATGCGCTGCAGCAGCGGCTGCGGGGAGGCCCGGCTGACTGGCGCCAGACGCGGCGCGTGGCCACTCTGGCTATAACCTTCCACGGGAACTTCAACTACGTGTGGCTGCGCCTTCTGGAGCGCGCGCTTCCGGGCCGCGCGCCGCGCACGGTCCTGGCCAAGGTGCTGTGCGATCAGACTGTCGGTGGGCCGACTGCCCTCTCTGCCTTCTACGTCG GTATGAGCATTCTCCAGGGAAAGGATGACATATTTTTGGACCTGAAGCAGAAATTCTGGAATACATATAAG AGTGGTCTGATGTACTGGCCTTTTGTGCAG CTAACCAACTTCAGCCTTGTCCCTGTGCACTGGAGAACAGCTTATACGGGACTGTGTGGTTTCCTCTGGGccaccttcctctgcttttctCAGCAGAGCGGTGATGGCACAGTCAAGTCCATGTTCATCTTCTTTCGCAGGAAAGAGGTGGGTGACGGGCCTCCAGAGAAGTGA